From a single Streptomyces sp. 1331.2 genomic region:
- a CDS encoding carbohydrate ABC transporter permease, giving the protein MTPADHPGVPIASCGQDTVSAGTDITKGGRAPHADRTARRAPGGPRPPAPRRGRWGEHGLAWAFLLPSLAVFVLFIGYPLGRTIYLSGHANDLFGAPSRYVGFKHYTDLLTSADFRRTLVTTALFTLLTVVPGVLGALALVLLLENRIRGVRLLRSAFALPFAFSVASASVVFAVFFNPASGVLNGLLSHVGLGPVGWLTDSHYALVSVAVTTVWMNLGYNVLVLSAGIGSIPGEIVEAARIDGASGLRLARSITVPMLGPNLFFLTVVSTVHALQSFGQIHILTKGGPDGSTRTLVYSVYEKAFAYGSSDFGTASAQAVVLLVVVLACTAVQFGVLERKVHYA; this is encoded by the coding sequence CATCGCGTCGTGTGGGCAAGACACGGTTTCGGCCGGAACCGACATCACGAAAGGCGGACGCGCACCCCATGCCGACCGCACCGCACGCCGGGCCCCGGGTGGGCCCCGCCCACCAGCACCCCGGCGGGGCCGCTGGGGCGAACACGGGCTCGCCTGGGCCTTCCTGCTGCCCTCCCTGGCGGTCTTCGTCCTCTTCATCGGCTACCCGCTGGGGCGGACGATCTACCTGAGCGGACACGCCAACGACCTCTTCGGCGCGCCCTCCCGCTACGTCGGGTTCAAGCACTACACCGACCTGCTCACCTCGGCGGACTTCCGCCGAACCCTCGTCACCACGGCGCTGTTCACGCTGCTCACCGTGGTCCCCGGGGTGCTCGGTGCGCTGGCGCTGGTGCTGCTCCTGGAGAACCGGATCCGCGGCGTACGGCTGCTGCGCTCCGCCTTCGCGCTGCCGTTCGCGTTCTCCGTGGCCAGCGCCTCGGTGGTCTTCGCGGTGTTCTTCAACCCCGCCAGCGGGGTGCTCAACGGCCTGCTCTCGCACGTCGGCCTCGGCCCGGTCGGCTGGCTGACCGACTCCCACTACGCGCTGGTCTCGGTGGCCGTCACCACGGTCTGGATGAACCTCGGCTACAACGTGCTGGTGCTCTCCGCCGGCATCGGGTCGATCCCGGGGGAGATCGTCGAAGCGGCCCGCATCGACGGCGCGTCGGGCCTGCGGCTGGCCCGTTCGATCACCGTCCCGATGCTCGGCCCGAACCTGTTCTTCCTCACCGTGGTCTCCACCGTCCACGCGCTGCAGAGCTTCGGCCAGATCCACATCCTCACCAAGGGCGGGCCGGACGGCTCCACCCGGACCCTCGTCTACTCCGTCTACGAGAAGGCCTTCGCCTACGGCTCCAGCGACTTCGGCACCGCGAGCGCCCAGGCCGTGGTGCTGCTCGTGGTCGTCCTCGCCTGCACGGCCGTCCAGTTCGGCGTCCTGGAGCGGAAGGTGCACTACGCATGA
- a CDS encoding ABC transporter substrate-binding protein: protein MKKSARALAALLVAGLTLTACSSSGDSGSASGGSSDAAAPGAQALDQASGVTGVEFWHSMTGKNAEVLTGLVDQFNAAHQGKIEVKAQFQGKYDELVTKYKAAVQQKGTPALVQVYDIGTRFMIDSRQTVPAQAFADKDGYPLDDLDANIRNYYSVGGKLQSMPFNSSMPLLYLNTDAFKEAGLDPAQPPKDLNELGELAKKLTKKDADGKTVRYGFGAAIYGWFVEQLLAESGTMYCDNDNGRSNKAGKVVFDSAQGAQIVQWWADLVKGGYAANTGRTTDDAQAAFKAGTVAMHLESTGVLRGYTEAAKFGVGTAAFPKVTAADQGGPVIGGASLWISGPGHSDAEKRAAWEFEKFVTAPEQQAAWHTGTGYFPVNRKSLDDPKDKEWVAKYPQFQTAIDQLKATKPTSATAGCLLGVMPQARKGVETAIEQTIAGGKTAQQALADAAKELQPAIENYNSSVG from the coding sequence GTGAAGAAGAGTGCACGCGCGCTCGCGGCCCTGCTGGTGGCCGGCCTGACTCTGACCGCCTGCAGCTCCTCCGGTGACTCCGGTTCGGCCTCCGGTGGCTCCTCCGACGCCGCTGCGCCCGGCGCCCAGGCGCTCGACCAGGCCTCGGGCGTGACCGGTGTCGAGTTCTGGCACTCGATGACCGGCAAGAACGCCGAGGTGCTGACCGGGCTGGTCGACCAGTTCAACGCCGCGCACCAGGGCAAGATCGAGGTCAAGGCGCAGTTCCAGGGCAAGTACGACGAGCTGGTGACCAAGTACAAGGCGGCGGTGCAGCAGAAGGGCACCCCCGCGCTGGTCCAGGTCTACGACATCGGCACCCGGTTCATGATCGACTCCAGGCAGACCGTCCCGGCGCAGGCCTTCGCCGACAAGGACGGCTACCCGCTGGACGACCTGGACGCCAACATCCGCAACTACTACTCGGTCGGCGGCAAGCTCCAGTCGATGCCGTTCAACTCCTCGATGCCGCTGCTCTACCTGAACACCGACGCCTTCAAGGAGGCCGGCCTCGACCCGGCCCAGCCGCCCAAGGACCTCAACGAGCTGGGCGAGCTGGCGAAGAAGCTGACGAAGAAGGACGCCGACGGCAAGACCGTCCGGTACGGCTTCGGCGCCGCCATCTACGGCTGGTTCGTCGAGCAGCTGCTGGCCGAGTCCGGCACGATGTACTGCGACAACGACAACGGCCGCAGCAACAAGGCGGGCAAGGTCGTGTTCGACTCCGCCCAGGGCGCGCAGATCGTCCAGTGGTGGGCCGACCTGGTCAAGGGCGGCTACGCGGCCAACACCGGCCGCACCACCGACGACGCCCAGGCCGCTTTCAAGGCCGGCACGGTCGCCATGCACCTGGAGTCCACCGGCGTGCTGCGCGGCTACACCGAGGCCGCGAAGTTCGGCGTCGGCACCGCGGCCTTCCCGAAGGTCACCGCCGCCGACCAGGGCGGCCCGGTGATCGGCGGCGCCTCGCTGTGGATCAGCGGCCCCGGCCACTCCGACGCCGAGAAGCGTGCCGCCTGGGAGTTCGAGAAGTTCGTGACGGCGCCCGAGCAGCAGGCCGCCTGGCACACCGGCACCGGCTACTTCCCGGTCAACCGGAAGTCCCTGGACGACCCCAAGGACAAGGAGTGGGTGGCCAAGTACCCGCAGTTCCAGACCGCGATCGACCAGCTGAAGGCCACCAAGCCCACTTCGGCCACGGCCGGCTGCCTGCTCGGCGTGATGCCGCAGGCCCGCAAGGGCGTGGAGACCGCGATCGAGCAGACCATCGCGGGCGGCAAGACGGCCCAGCAGGCGCTGGCCGACGCGGCCAAGGAACTGCAGCCGGCGATCGAGAACTACAACAGCTCGGTCGGCTGA
- a CDS encoding carbohydrate ABC transporter permease — MTTIATEAEAPEASKAPRPRTRALAGRSPRDLLGRAAVYLLLAVALVTVAFPVYYAVAGAFMGPSELSSYPPALVPHTVTGRNFSGAVDAIPLARQYANSAITATAITLAQLFTSVLAAYAFVFLPLKARAAVFGVFLATLMVPWEAIIIPNYLTLSGWGLGNTYFGLVLPFLASGFGTFMLRQAFRQLPGELRDAARIDGAGHWRFLWRIVVPLNKPALAALSIYVFLSAWNQYFWPLIITRTANMQTLQIGLTSLRDSEMADPGLILAGVVLSLLPTLALVVFGQRFIVRGLTAGAVR; from the coding sequence ATGACCACGATCGCCACCGAAGCCGAGGCGCCCGAGGCGTCGAAAGCACCCCGCCCGCGCACCCGCGCCCTCGCCGGGCGCTCCCCGCGGGACCTGCTCGGCCGCGCCGCCGTCTACCTGCTGCTCGCCGTCGCCCTCGTCACCGTCGCCTTCCCGGTGTACTACGCGGTCGCCGGCGCCTTCATGGGCCCGTCCGAACTCTCCTCCTACCCACCCGCGTTGGTGCCGCACACGGTCACCGGCCGGAACTTCTCCGGCGCCGTGGACGCGATCCCGCTGGCCCGCCAGTACGCCAACTCGGCGATCACGGCCACCGCCATCACCCTCGCCCAGCTGTTCACCTCGGTCCTCGCCGCGTACGCCTTCGTCTTCCTGCCGCTGAAGGCGCGGGCCGCGGTGTTCGGGGTGTTCCTGGCGACGCTGATGGTCCCGTGGGAGGCGATCATCATCCCCAACTACCTGACGCTGTCCGGCTGGGGGCTCGGCAACACCTACTTCGGCCTGGTGCTGCCCTTCCTCGCCTCCGGCTTCGGCACCTTCATGCTGCGCCAGGCCTTCCGTCAGCTGCCCGGCGAACTGCGCGACGCCGCCCGGATCGACGGCGCCGGCCACTGGCGCTTCCTGTGGCGGATCGTCGTCCCGCTGAACAAGCCGGCGCTGGCGGCGCTGTCGATCTACGTCTTCCTGTCCGCCTGGAACCAGTACTTCTGGCCGCTGATCATCACTCGCACGGCGAACATGCAGACCCTGCAGATCGGTCTCACCTCGCTGCGCGATTCGGAGATGGCCGACCCGGGGCTGATCCTGGCCGGTGTCGTGCTCTCCCTGCTGCCCACCCTCGCCCTGGTGGTCTTCGGCCAGCGGTTCATCGTCCGCGGCCTGACCGCGGGCGCCGTCCGCTGA
- a CDS encoding helix-turn-helix domain-containing protein, with protein sequence MVRTPLTPWERERGERFGALLREARGERSMVEVAAVAGVSAETLRKIETGRAPTPSFFTIAALAFALDLSLDELAGACALPEDGEHGAALSA encoded by the coding sequence ATGGTGAGGACTCCGCTGACCCCGTGGGAGCGCGAGCGTGGGGAGCGCTTCGGGGCGCTGCTGCGCGAGGCGCGTGGTGAGCGCAGCATGGTCGAGGTGGCGGCGGTGGCCGGTGTCTCGGCGGAGACGCTGCGCAAGATCGAGACGGGCCGGGCGCCGACGCCGTCCTTCTTCACCATCGCGGCGCTGGCCTTCGCGCTGGACCTCTCCCTGGACGAGCTGGCCGGCGCCTGTGCGCTGCCGGAGGACGGCGAGCACGGCGCAGCACTCTCGGCTTGA